In Helicoverpa armigera isolate CAAS_96S chromosome 20, ASM3070526v1, whole genome shotgun sequence, one DNA window encodes the following:
- the LOC110373475 gene encoding uncharacterized protein LOC110373475, producing the protein MIHKWWHRFVRKRTKPIPVDTAILWKRRLSIAYGLLAWNAFGLVLYSSYKGKADWAHYYGIKTDEEYSTPPGEAWANTLGIKSAKVYRIAGLKKVDEYDIVDGHGVRTKKEETAESQETLNE; encoded by the exons ATGATTCACAAGTGGTGGCACCGGTTCGTCCGTAAAAGGACCAAACCTATTCCAGTAGACACAGCGATACTTTGGAAACGAAGACTTAGTATAGCATATGGCTTGTTAGCTTGGAATGCATTTGGTTTAGTGTTATACAGTTCCTACAAGGGCAAAGCTGACTGGGCCCACTACTATGGTATCAAAACAGATGAAGAGTATTCTACTCCACCAG gAGAAGCGTGGGCCAATACATTAGGTATAAAAAGTGCCAAAGTTTACAGGATTGCTGGTCTCAAAAAAGTTGATGAATATGATATAGTAGATGGACATGGAGTAAGGACTAAGAAAGAAGAAACAGCTGAAAGTCAAGAGACtctaaatgaataa
- the LOC110373474 gene encoding protein salvador homolog 1 isoform X2 gives MISRKGQKAVNEGVVGKYIKKDTPPDLPIINVWTTGHNKRPRSQPFGANDAVSQSHENKFGKAQTMSGHAGKYTPSESVPNLAHRFASLSTSDTASTSNSYNSQYLLDSNASHTTLNDRDDSFSRQTSYRYYRQHQQEDPIYQNQQQVQQQKQQQYGSRESSMPRLSSNMSLTPRLHSPSPHSLRLQNYTDSYATASQSSPIYSNCVNTSVLPYNKAHGSKIITSSQGSDECELPLPPGWSADRTLRGRRYYMDHNTQTTHWTHPLESVPQPWQRVSTPHHGVYYFNEITHQTTYAHPCLVGGCYLVSPYVPTLVPPYLLEEIPHWLIVYSKADQELDHKLRWNMFRLSELDCYSDMLTRLYKQELQLIVMKFERYRSALLQEIERRRHAITYHAHSNC, from the exons ATGATCTCTCGCAAAGGACAAAAGGCTGTTAATGAGGGTGTGGttggaaaatatataaagaagGATACCCCTCCAGATTTACcta ttatcaATGTTTGGACAACCGGGCATAATAAAAGGCCTCGAAGTCAGCCTTTCGGCGCCAATGATGCCGTTTCGCAAAGCCATGAGAATAAATTTGGCAAGGCTCAAACTATGAGTGGACATGCAGGAAAATATACACCTAGTGAGTCAGTACCAAATTTAGCACACAG GTTTGCCAGTTTATCTACTAGTGACACAGCAAGTACATCTAACAGCTACAATTCTCAATATCTGTTAGATTCAAAT GCTTCACATACAACTCTGAATGACAGAGATGACTCATTTAGCAGGCAGACTAGCTACAGATACTATAGACAGCATCAACAAGAAGATCCAATATATCAGAATCAACAACAG GTTCAACAGCAAAAGCAACAACAATATGGTTCAAGAGAATCAAGCATGCCAAGACTGTCATCAAATATGAGCTTAACACCGAGATTGCATTCTCCCTCACCACATTCACTACGTCTTCAAAATTACACAGATT CATATGCCACAGCAAGCCAGTCATCACCAATTTACTCAAATTGTGTGAATACATCAGTTTTGCCATACAATAAAGCCCATGGAAGTAAAATAATAACCAGTTCCCAAG gtTCGGATGAGTGTGAGCTGCCACTGCCTCCTGGTTGGTCTGCTGACCGCACTCTTCGCGGACGTCGTTACTACATGGATCACAACACTCAAACAACTCACTGGACTCATCCACTGGAAAGTGTGCCACAACCTTGGCAAAGAGTTTCTACACCCCACCATGGAGTTTATTActttaa TGAGATTACCCATCAGACAACCTATGCACATCCTTGTTTAGTGGGAGGCTGTTATTTAGTCAGTCCATATGTGCCAACTCTTGTGCCGCCTTACTTACTTGAAGAGATTCCACATTGGCTGATTGTTTACTCtaaag CTGATCAAGAACTTGATCACAAATTACGTTGGAACATGTTCAGGCTCAGTGAGCTAGACTGCTATTCAGACATGTTGACTCGGCTTTACAAACAAGAGCTACAACTTATTGTCATGAAGTTTGAGCGCTACAG GTCAGCGTTGCTTCAAGAAATTGAAAGGAGGCGACATGCCATTACTTACCATGCACACTCCAATTGttga
- the LOC110373474 gene encoding protein salvador homolog 1 isoform X1: MISRKGQKAVNEGVVGKYIKKDTPPDLPIINVWTTGHNKRPRSQPFGANDAVSQSHENKFGKAQTMSGHAGKYTPSESVPNLAHRFASLSTSDTASTSNSYNSQYLLDSNVASHTTLNDRDDSFSRQTSYRYYRQHQQEDPIYQNQQQVQQQKQQQYGSRESSMPRLSSNMSLTPRLHSPSPHSLRLQNYTDSYATASQSSPIYSNCVNTSVLPYNKAHGSKIITSSQGSDECELPLPPGWSADRTLRGRRYYMDHNTQTTHWTHPLESVPQPWQRVSTPHHGVYYFNEITHQTTYAHPCLVGGCYLVSPYVPTLVPPYLLEEIPHWLIVYSKADQELDHKLRWNMFRLSELDCYSDMLTRLYKQELQLIVMKFERYRSALLQEIERRRHAITYHAHSNC; encoded by the exons ATGATCTCTCGCAAAGGACAAAAGGCTGTTAATGAGGGTGTGGttggaaaatatataaagaagGATACCCCTCCAGATTTACcta ttatcaATGTTTGGACAACCGGGCATAATAAAAGGCCTCGAAGTCAGCCTTTCGGCGCCAATGATGCCGTTTCGCAAAGCCATGAGAATAAATTTGGCAAGGCTCAAACTATGAGTGGACATGCAGGAAAATATACACCTAGTGAGTCAGTACCAAATTTAGCACACAG GTTTGCCAGTTTATCTACTAGTGACACAGCAAGTACATCTAACAGCTACAATTCTCAATATCTGTTAGATTCAAATGtg GCTTCACATACAACTCTGAATGACAGAGATGACTCATTTAGCAGGCAGACTAGCTACAGATACTATAGACAGCATCAACAAGAAGATCCAATATATCAGAATCAACAACAG GTTCAACAGCAAAAGCAACAACAATATGGTTCAAGAGAATCAAGCATGCCAAGACTGTCATCAAATATGAGCTTAACACCGAGATTGCATTCTCCCTCACCACATTCACTACGTCTTCAAAATTACACAGATT CATATGCCACAGCAAGCCAGTCATCACCAATTTACTCAAATTGTGTGAATACATCAGTTTTGCCATACAATAAAGCCCATGGAAGTAAAATAATAACCAGTTCCCAAG gtTCGGATGAGTGTGAGCTGCCACTGCCTCCTGGTTGGTCTGCTGACCGCACTCTTCGCGGACGTCGTTACTACATGGATCACAACACTCAAACAACTCACTGGACTCATCCACTGGAAAGTGTGCCACAACCTTGGCAAAGAGTTTCTACACCCCACCATGGAGTTTATTActttaa TGAGATTACCCATCAGACAACCTATGCACATCCTTGTTTAGTGGGAGGCTGTTATTTAGTCAGTCCATATGTGCCAACTCTTGTGCCGCCTTACTTACTTGAAGAGATTCCACATTGGCTGATTGTTTACTCtaaag CTGATCAAGAACTTGATCACAAATTACGTTGGAACATGTTCAGGCTCAGTGAGCTAGACTGCTATTCAGACATGTTGACTCGGCTTTACAAACAAGAGCTACAACTTATTGTCATGAAGTTTGAGCGCTACAG GTCAGCGTTGCTTCAAGAAATTGAAAGGAGGCGACATGCCATTACTTACCATGCACACTCCAATTGttga
- the LOC110373393 gene encoding diphthine methyl ester synthase, with protein sequence MFYLIGLGLGDAKDITVKGLEIVKKCDKVFLEAYTSILTVGKEVLEDFYGRPLILADRELCESAIDDILLEAKNAEVALLVVGDPLGATTHTDMLLRAKQFGVETQIVHNASIMNAVSCCGLQLYNFGETVSIPYWTETWKPDSFFEKIVGNFSRNLHTLCLLDIKVKEPTEESLTKKVRQYMEPKFMSVKEAAQQLLHIIENNPDTGISKTVTAVGLSRVGASDQRVAVMSLDAMQNFDLGAPLHSLVIPAPNLHPLELDYLAQFKSDC encoded by the exons ATGTTCTATCTAATAGGGTTAGGATTAGGTGATGCTAAAGATATTACTGTAAAAGGAttagaaattgtgaaaaaatgtgACAAAGTTTTTTTAGAGGCCTATACCTCAATACTCACAGTTGGAAAGGAAGTATTg gaAGATTTTTATGGTCGACCATTGATATTAGCTGACCGAGAACTATGTGAGAGTGCAATCGATGACATTTTACTGGAAGCTAAGAATGCTGAAGTAGCCTTGCTAGTTGTTGGCGATCCTTTAGGGGCAACAACACACACAGACATGTTACTGCGGGCTAAACAATTTGGAGTTGAAACacag ATTGTTCACAATGCTTCAATAATGAATGCTGTGAGCTGCTGTGGTTTACAGTTATACAACTTTGGAGAAACTGTGTCAATACCTTACTGGACAGAGACATGGAAACCAGATAGTTTCTTTGAGAAAATTGTTGGTAATTTCTCAAGGAACTTGCATACTCTATGTCTATTAG ATATTAAAGTAAAAGAGCCTACAGAAGAGTCACTTACCAAGAAAGTCCGGCAGTATATGGAACCAAAGTTTATGTCCGTTAAAGAAGCAGCTCAACAATTATTGCACATCATTGAAAATAATCCAGATACAG GAATCAGCAAAACCGTTACAGCAGTGGGGCTTTCTCGAGTCGGCGCTAGTGATCAGCGGGTAGCAGTGATGTCGCTTGACGCGATGCAAAACTTTGACCTCGGCGCGCCGCTCCATAGCCTCGTCATTCCTGCTCCCAATTTACATCCGTTGGAACTAGACTATCTTGCACAATTTAAATCAGACTGTTAA
- the LOC110373392 gene encoding rap guanine nucleotide exchange factor 2, with protein MLRGGRGGRHSPELYPHTLKCSNASDTSSAYSGSDTMTSVHSSLDMDMEVDLSGLLESIVDSDEEEDLEESMDSLTVRDAVRECLEKDPSERTDEDIEILLEFTQHLKAFTNMTLTVRRALCAVMVFAVVEKAGTVVMNDGEEHDSWSVLINGHVSIEHQNNEVEHLNVGDSFGMAEATLEKLYHKGVMTTKCDDCQFVCITQTDYYRILHQGEENIRRHENENGVVVLVTEYRGAAGESGRQQGHVVIRGTPEQLMLQLIEDNSRDSTYVEDFLLTHRTFIESPLVVAKQLLAWFSEPSVRDKVTRVVLLWVNNHFTDFETDSTMMEFLENFEIALEREKMESQLRLLNIACSAKARTRSVTLSRPTRDEPLNFSILGGYERGYGIFIFKVEKHSKAEDVGLKRGDQVLEVNGQSFQHVSHAKAMEIITGSTHLSITVKSNLLAFKQMLLMPENSPRQRGCSNRVHWHTDPRARLSTAELLNDDPITLTPVFQSPTKKPQQLSIKKEPQKGFMTLGPKRKLQKALMKMNLLPKNTITDGLPTDDSILSNSESLNKANTSTSFYNSHSNPDLISICYDEYQSSDYPEHVLKVYKSDQTCKYLLVHKETTAREVVMLTLQEFGITDPSSNFSLCEVSVAQGGIIKQHRLPDQLQNLAERIGLSSRYYLKTNGITENLVPDEMAPELLRESVVHFLQLNAVEVAVQLTLQDFCIFRQIESTEYVDDLFELKSRYGTPMLSQFAELVNKEMFWVVTEVVNEQTLARRQKIIKQFIKVARHCKECKNFNSMFAIISGLGHGAVSRLRMTWEKLPTKYLKLFTDLQMLMDPSRNMSKYRQLVTTEQGRSPVIPFYPVVKKDLTFIHLGNDTKVEGMVNFEKLRMIAKEVRTLTNMCSAPYDLLTLLELGKQPPSNAMVALNQLTTGGVQQGQVTVKRRKKSSNVPNPKKMFEEAQMVRRVKAYLNRMHVETDEERLHSLSLECEGAGPAPAIPRRRHPSPSLSTTSSASSASESKKSFAGNKFGTASPQAVRKLLALSEPAKTRPHQPRPPPPGPSPCSHRRDGPGPGICCPRTAHERSHSDTPTPLPVDLSAESSSVTSLVNLPLRKTGSATSSDSGHGSCTAASCARPVPPPRMPQAPYTLAAQVARLERLSRAHSHEGVTRPYDYYHDAPDDDDDDQQVSAV; from the coding sequence ATGTTGAGAGGTGGGCGTGGAGGCCGTCACAGTCCGGAGCTGTACCCCCACACGCTGAAGTGCTCCAACGCTAGTGACACAAGTTCTGCATACAGTGGTAGTGACACCATGACATCTGTACATAGCTCTCTCGACATGGACATGGAGGTGGACCTCTCGGGACTCCTCGAATCCATTGTTGATTCAGATGAGGAGGAAGATTTGGAAGAAAGTATGGACAGTCTGACAGTCCGTGATGCAGTTCGAGAATGTCTTGAAAAAGATCCTAGTGAGCGAACTGATGAGGATATTGAAATACTTTTGGAGTTTACACAGCATTTGAAAGCATTTACTAACATGACTTTGACTGTGCGTCGGGCACTATGTGCGGTCATGGTATTTGCAGTGGTTGAAAAAGCTGGTACTGTGGTTATGAATGATGGAGAAGAACATGATTCATGGTCTGTCCTTATAAATGGTCATGTTAGTATTGAGCATCAGAATAATGAAGTAGAACATTTGAATGTTGGTGATAGCTTTGGGATGGCTGAAGCCACACTGGAGAAATTGTATCATAAAGGGGTGATGACAACAAAATGTGATGACTGTCAGTTTGTTTGTATTACCCAGACTGATTATTATCGGATACTTCACCAAGGTGAAGAAAATATAAGAAGGCATGAAAATGAGAATGGTGTGGTTGTACTGGTCACTGAATATAGGGGGGCAGCTGGAGAGTCGGGTCGACAACAGGGCCATGTGGTTATTCGAGGAACTCCAGAGCAATTAATGTTACAACTCATTGAGGATAACTCGCGTGACTCAACATATGTAGAAGACTTCCTCTTGACACACAGAACATTTATTGAAAGTCCTTTGGTTGTAGCAAAACAACTACTAGCTTGGTTCTCTGAACCCTCCGTCAGGGACAAGGTCACTCGTGTGGTGTTACTTTGGGTCAATAATCATTTTACTGACTTTGAAACTGACTCAACTATGATGGAATTTTTAGAGAACTTTGAAATAGCTCTGGAGCGTGAAAAAATGGAAAGTCAATTGAGGCTGCTAAACATTGCTTGTTCTGCAAAGGCTAGAACTCGAAGTGTCACATTATCTCGTCCTACAAGAGATGAACCTTTGAACTTTTCTATATTGGGAGGATATGAAAGAGGTTAtggaatatttatatttaaagtggAAAAACATTCAAAAGCCGAGGATGTTGGACTGAAGAGAGGAGATCAGGTTTTAGAAGTGAATGGTCAATCTTTTCAGCATGTCAGTCATGCAAAAGCAATGGAAATAATAACAGGATCAACACATTTAAGCATCACAGTGAAAAGTAACTTACTAGCTTTTAAGCAAATGTTGTTAATGCCAGAGAATTCTCCGAGGCAGAGAGGCTGCTCCAACAGGGTTCATTGGCACACTGATCCCAGAGCTAGGCTTTCAACTGCAGAGCTACTCAATGATGATCCCATTACTTTAACACCAGTGTTTCAATCTCCCACCAAGAAACCCCAGCAGTTGAGCATCAAAAAAGAACCTCAAAAGGGCTTCATGACATTGGGTCCTAAGAGAAAATTACAGAAAGCTTTAATGAAGATGAATCTTCTACCTAAAAATACCATCACTGATGGTTTACCTACCGATGACAGCATTCTCTCAAACTCTGAATCCTTAAACAAAGCCAATACCAGTACTTCCTTTTATAATTCACATAGTAATCCTGACTTAATATCAATATGTTATGACGAATACCAATCATCTGATTATCCAGAACATGTGCTAAAAGTATACAAATCTGATCAGACTTGCAAATATctgctggtacataaagagacAACAGCTAGAGAAGTTGTGATGTTGACATTGCAGGAATTTGGCATCACTGATCCGAGTTCTAACTTTTCACTGTGTGAAGTGTCTGTTGCCCAAGGTGGCATCATAAAACAACACCGCTTGCCAGACCAGTTACAAAATCTTGCAGAAAGGATTGGCCTCAGCTCAAGGTATTACCTTAAGACCAATGGAATCACTGAGAATTTAGTACCTGATGAAATGGCACCAGAACTTTTAAGAGAGAGTGTTGTCCATTTTCTGCAGTTGAATGCGGTAGAAGTTGCAGTTCAACTTACATTACAGGATTTTTGCATCTTCCGACAAATCGAAAGCACTGAATATGTTGATGATCTATTTGAATTGAAAAGTAGGTATGGTACTCCTATGCTGTCACAGTTTGCCGAACTTGtcaacaaagaaatgttttggGTGGTCACAGAGGTAGTTAATGAACAAACCCTTGCCAGGCGTCAAAAGATCATAAAACAGTTCATTAAAGTTGCACGTCATTGCAAGGAATGCAAAAACTTTAACTCAATGTTTGCTATAATTTCGGGATTGGGTCATGGTGCAGTATCCAGATTAAGAATGACTTGGGAGAAGCTACCAACAAAGTATTTGAAATTGTTTACTGATCTGCAAATGCTCATGGATCCTTCAAGGAATATGTCGAAGTATAGACAGCTGGTTACAACCGAGCAAGGAAGATCGCCAGTTATACCATTTTATCCTGTGGTTAAAAAAGATCTTACCTTCATTCATCTAGGAAATGACACGAAAGTTGAAGGTATGGTCAATTTTGAAAAGTTACGAATGATTGCTAAAGAGGTCAGAACACTTACAAATATGTGTAGTGCTCCTTACGACCTCCTTACCTTACTTGAATTGGGTAAGCAGCCTCCTTCAAATGCTATGGTTGCTTTGAACCAACTAACCACGGGAGGAGTTCAGCAAGGCCAAGTAACAGTAAAACGAAGGAAAAAGTCCTCCAATGTTCCAAATCCTAAGAAAATGTTTGAAGAAGCACAAATGGTTCGACGTGTAAAGGCATATCTTAATAGAATGCACGTTGAAACTGATGAAGAACGCCTTCACTCACTTTCTCTGGAATGTGAAGGAGCAGGGCCGGCTCCCGCCATTCCACGAAGACGCCACCCATCGCCATCCTTATCTACAACAAGTAGTGCATCATCCGCCAGTGAGAGTAAAAAGAGCTTTGCAGGAAATAAGTTTGGAACTGCATCTCCTCAGGCAGTGAGAAAACTGCTGGCTTTATCAGAGCCGGCTAAAACAAGACCCCATCAGCCTCGGCCACCGCCACCGGGACCTTCGCCTTGTTCGCATAGACGCGACGGGCCTGGCCCAGGTATTTGTTGCCCTCGTACAGCTCACGAAAGATCGCACTCAGACACGCCTACTCCTCTCCCAGTTGACTTGTCGGCGGAGAGTAGTAGTGTTACGTCATTAGTTAACTTGCCACTACGAAAGACCGGCTCGGCTACGTCGAGCGACAGCGGGCACGGCTCGTGCACGGCGGCCAGCTGCGCGCGGCCCGTGCCGCCGCCGCGCATGCCGCAGGCGCCCTACACGCTGGCGGCGCAAGTGGCGCGCCTGGAGCGGCTCAGTCGCGCGCATTCCCATGAGGGCGTCACGCGTCCTTATGATTACTATCATGACGCTcctgatgatgacgatgacgatCAACAAGTATCagctgtttaa
- the LOC110373507 gene encoding serine/threonine-protein phosphatase 2A 56 kDa regulatory subunit epsilon isoform has translation MSSGTFVDRIDPFAKRSLKKKTKKSQGSSRYRNTQDVELQALPLLKDVPSSEQEELFIRKLRQCCVAFDFMDPVADLKGKEIKRATLNELVEYITGGRGVLTEPVYPEIIKMISANLFRTLPPSENPDFDPEEDDPTLEASWPHLQLVYEFFLRFLESTDFQPTIGKKVIDQKFVLQLLDLFDSEDPRERDFLKTVLHRIYGKFLGLRAFIRKQINNIFLRFVYETEHFNGVGELLEILGSIINGFALPLKSEHKQFLVKVLLPLHKVKCLSLYHAQLAYCVVQFLEKDATLTEHVVRGLLKFWPKTCSQKEVMFLGEIEEILDVIEPAQFVKIQEPLFRQIAKCVSSPHFQVAERALYFWNNEYIMSLMEENNHVIMPIIFPALYRISKEHWNQTIVALVYNVLKTFMEMNSKLFDELTASYKAERQKEMKRKKERDELWKRLGELEISHKRQQAAAGGTPALAK, from the exons ATGTCTTCGGGAACTTTTGTGGACAGAATTGACCCTTTCGCCAAACGGTCGTTGAAGAAAAAAACGAAGAAGTCTCAGGGCTCTTCTCGATACCGCAACACGCAAGATGTTGAGCTGCAGGCACTGCCCCTGCTCAAAG ATGTTCCAAGCAGTGAGCAGGAGGAGCTGTTCATCCGCAAGCTGCGACAATGCTGTGTGGCATTTGACTTCATGGACCCCGTAGCTGACCTGAAGGGGAAGGAGATAAAGCGTGCCACCCTCAATGAGCTTGTAGAGTACATCACTGGAGGCCGTGGAGTGCTCACCGAACCTGTTTACCCAGAGATTATTAAAATG ATATCGGCCAATTTATTCCGCACTCTACCGCCAAGTGAAAATCCTGATTTTGATCCCGAAGAAGATGATCCGACTCTAGAGGCCTCGTGGCCGCATCTTCAACTAGTCTACGAATTCTTCCTGCGCTTCCTCGAGTCAACTGATTTTCAGCCCACTATTGGCAAGAAGGTCATTGACCAAAAATTTGTACTGCAG CTTTTAGATTTGTTTGATTCTGAAGACCCGCGTGAGCGCGATTTCTTAAAAACGGTGCTGCATCGCATCTACGGCAAGTTCTTGGGGTTGCGAGCCTTCATACGAAAGCAGATTAACAATATATTCCTACGATTTGTTTATGAAACAGAACATTTTAATGGTGTTGGTGAACTTTTGGAAATATTGGGAAG tataattaaCGGATTTGCACTTCCATTGAAGAGCGAGCACAAACAATTCCTAGTAAAGGTGCTGTTGCCACTGCACAAGGTGAAGTGCCTGTCGTTGTACCACGCgcagctcgcctactgcgtcgTGCAGTTCCTGGAGAAGGACGCCACGCTTACGGAGCACGTCGTACGTGGCCTTCTCAAGTTCTGGCCCAAAACATGCTCTCAAAAAGAG GTGATGTTTTTGGGCGAAATTGAGGAGATATTGGATGTAATTGAGCCAGCTCAATTCGTCAAAATACAGGAACCGTTGTTCAGACAAATAGCTAAATGTGTTTCCAGTCCACATTTTCAG GTGGCCGAAAGAGCACTTTATTTCTGGAACAACGAATACATAATGTCACTGATGGAAGAAAATAATCACGTGATAATGCCTATAATATTCCCTGCGCTGTACCGGATCAGTAAGGAGCACTGGAATCAGACTATAGTGGCGCTCGTCTACAATGTGCTTAAAACTTTCATGGAGATGAATTCCAAGCTCTTTGATGAGCTCACCGCTAGCTATAAGGCGGAAAGGCAGAA AGAGATGAAGCGCAAGAAGGAGCGCGACGAGCTGTGGAAGCGGCTGGGCGAGCTGGAGATCAGCCACAAGCGGCAGCAGGCGGCCGCGGGCGGCACGCCGGCGCTCGCCAAGTGA